One Dama dama isolate Ldn47 chromosome 18, ASM3311817v1, whole genome shotgun sequence DNA window includes the following coding sequences:
- the MPLKIP gene encoding M-phase-specific PLK1-interacting protein, with product MQRQNFRPPTPPYPGPGVGGWGSGSSFRGTPSGGGPRPPSPRDGYGSPHHTPPYGPRSRPYGSSLSPRHGGSFPGGRFGSPSPGGYPGNYSKSPAGSQQQFGYSPGQQQTHPQGSPRTSTPFGSGRGREKRMSNELESYFKPSMLEDPWAGLEPVSVVDISQQYSNTQTFTGKKGRYFC from the exons ATGCAGCGACAGAATTTTCGACCCCCGACTCCTCCTTACCCCGGCCCGGGTGTAGGAGGTTGGGGTAGCGGGAGCAGCTTCCGGGGTACCCCGAGCGGAGGCGGACCGCGGCCGCCATCCCCGCGGGACGGGTACGGGAGTCCACACCACACGCCGCCGTACGGGCCCCGATCTAGGCCCTACGGGAGCAGCCTCTCTCCGCGACACGGCGGCAGCTTCCCTGGGGGCCGGTTCGGGTCTCCGTCCCCAGGCGGCTACCCTGGCAACTACTCCAAGTCCCCCGCGGGGTCCCAGCAGCAATTCGGCTACTCCCCAGGGCAGCAGCAGACCCACCCCCAG ggTTCTCCAAGGACATCTACACCATTTGGATCAGGGCGTggtagagaaaagagaatgtcTAATGAGTTGGAGAGTTATTTCAAGCCTTCAATGCTTGAAGACCCTTGGGCTGGCCTAGAACCAGTATCTGTAGTGGATATAAGCCAACAATACAGCAATACTCAAACATTCACAGGCAAAAAAGGAAGATACTTTTGTTAA